Proteins encoded within one genomic window of Rhododendron vialii isolate Sample 1 chromosome 1a, ASM3025357v1:
- the LOC131320844 gene encoding uncharacterized protein LOC131320844 yields MKNSGLRKQEEEAATTDLLKSINHLMSKLGGNQSFERINLGGKNVGAAMTVRCGSCGKSANSCNINIYINNNVQGVNNSLLLGSEVRVGDPGVCLSMRGIETGKGFAEVNKKRKGFRLRFIGMFSLVVISILLLLSLLEVLSFSLRNGKFAPHSFLIPC; encoded by the coding sequence ATGAAAAACTCTGGTCTTCGCAAACAAGAGGAAGAAGCTGCAACTACCGATCTACTGAAATCAATCAATCATCTCATGTCCAAACTGGGCGGCAACCAATCTTTTGAACGCATCAATCTGGGAGGAAAGAATGTTGGCGCGGCAATGACCGTGCGATGCGGCTCTTGTGGTAAGTCAGCCAATAGTTGTAACATAAACATTTACATCAATAACAATGTTCAGGGTGTGAACAACTCACTCTTGCTGGGTAGTGAGGTGAGAGTGGGAGATCCCGGAGTCTGCTTATCTATGAGAGGCATCGAGACGGGTAAGGGATTTGCGGAAgtgaacaagaaaagaaagggtttcaGGCTACGGTTTATTGGGATGTTTTCGCTTGTGGTCATTTCTATTTTGCTGTTGCTGTCTTTGTTAGAAGTCTTGTCTTTTAGCCTACGAAACGGAAAATTTGCCCCTCATAGTTTCCTGATACCTTGTTAG
- the LOC131320836 gene encoding NADH dehydrogenase [ubiquinone] 1 alpha subcomplex subunit 9, mitochondrial produces MQAVSRRLGHQNLIPCRSISSLKSLYPLHDDHYGAHHPRFASNIATKGIGHLVRKGTGGRSSVSGIISAVFGATGFLGRYLVQRLAKMGSQVLVPFRGSEDSHRHLKLMGDLGQIVPMKYNPMDENSIKAVMAKANVVINLIGREYETRNYSFEEVNHFMAEKLAVIAKEHGGIMRFVQVSCLGASPSSPSRMLKAKAAAEEAILRDLPEATIMRPAGMIGTEDRILNTWAHFVKNYGFLPLIGDGSTKIQPVYVVDVASAIIAALKDDGTSMGKVYELGGPDVFSVHQLAEIMFDKIREWPHYVKVPFPIAKGIAMPREIFLNKVPFPLPTPAIFNLDQINALTQDTVVSPDALTFNDLGIVPHKLKGYPIEFLIQYRKGGPNYGSTVSEKVSPDAYP; encoded by the exons ATGCAGGCCGTTTCGAGGCGATTAGGGCACCAAAACTTGATTCCTTGTCGCTCAATTTCTTCTCTCAAGTCCTTGTACCCGCTCCATGACGATC ATTATGGCGCTCATCACCCGCGGTTTGCGTCTAACATTGCAACTAAAGGTATTGGGCATCTAGTTCGCAAGGGCACTGGTGGAAGATCATCTGTTAG TGGTATCATTTCTGCAGTTTTTGGAGCTACCGGGTTTCTTGGGCGCTATCTTGTTCAGCGGCTTG CTAAAATGGGGTCTCAAGTGTTGGTTCCTTTTCGAGGTTCTGAGGATTCTCATCGTCATCTCAAATTGATGGGTGATTTGGGACAG ATAGTCCCAATGAAGTACAACCCAATGGATGAAAATTCAATCAAGGCTGTAATGGCAAAGGCAAATGTTGTTATTAATCTTATTG GAAGGGAATATGAGACTCGAAATTATAGCTTTGAGGAAGTGAACCACTTTATGGCCGAAAAACTTGCAGTG ATTGCCAAGGAACACGGTGGTATCATGAGATTTGTACAAGTCTCTTGCTTGGGGGCATCTCCATCATCTCCTTCCAGAATGCTAAAAGCTAAAGCTGCTGCTGAGGAAGCTATCTTGCGGGACTTACCAGAG GCCACAATAATGAGACCTGCAGGAATGATAGGTACAGAAGATCGGATTTTAAATACTTGGGCACACTTTGTGAAAAACTATGGCTTCCTTCCACTGATTGGGGATGGATCTACCAA AATTCAACCTGTATACGTGGTTGATGTTGCATCGGCAATTATTGCGGCCTTAAAAGACGACGGCACAAGTATGGGGAAAGTGTATGAACTTGGCGGGCCAGACGTTTTCAGTGTGCATCAACTG GCAGAGATTATGTTTGACAAGATCCGCGAATGGCCTCACTATGTGAAAGTTCCTTTCCCTATTGCTAAG GGGATTGCAATGCCTCGAGAGATATTTCTCAATAAAGTTCCCTTTCCACTGCCTACTCCCGCTATATTCAATCTTGATCAGATCAATGCCCTTACTCAAGATACGGTTGTGTCACCTGATG CCTTAACATTTAATGATCTTGGTATTGTGCCCCATAAGCTGAAGGGATATCCCATTGAGTTTCTTATCCAGTACCGCAAAGGCGGACCAAATTATGGCTCTACCGTCAGCGAAAAAGTGTCTCCAGATGCATATCCATAG
- the LOC131320865 gene encoding subtilisin-like protease SBT1.2, which translates to METKTQLFLATFLLSFVSLHAQNLQTYIIQLHPQAMPNSFYSSKLQWHLSLLERFVSSQEENPSSSRLLYSYHSSMEGFAARLSELELESLRNFRDVIAIRPDRRLDTHTTYSYKFLGLNPTSPGAWVKSGFGRGSIIGVLDTGIWPESPSFDDSLMPPAPRKWRGICQEGQNFTTSNCNNKIIGARFFSKGHSVASSSPSPNTVIEYASARDSHGHGTHTSSTAGGARVPMASVLGNGAGVARGIAPGAHIAVYKVCWFSGCYSSDILAAMDAAIRDGVDILSLSLGGFPLPLYEDSIAIGSFRAMEHGISVICAAGNNGPIQNSVANEAPWISTIGASTLDRRFPAIVRMGNGKMLYGESMYPVKRIPSYEKELDLIYVTGGERGSEFCLSGSLPKAKVRGKMVVCDRGVNGRAEKGQVVKEAGGAAMVLANTAINLEEDSVDVHVLPATLIGFDESVELKSYMNSTRKPRARILFGGTQVGKSRAPAVAQFSSRGPSFSNPSILKPDVIAPGVNIIAAWPQNLGPTGLPGDSRRVNFTVMSGTSMACPHVSGIAALVHSAHPKWSAAAVKSAIMTTADVNDHFGKPIMDGDKPAGVFATGAGQVNPEKAVNPGLIYDIQPDEYVTHLCTLGYTSPEIFTTTHRNVSCHGILQKNRGFSLNYPSVSVIFKRGVVRKMIKRRLTNVGSPNSIYSVEVVAPEGVEVRVKPRRLVFRHVNQSLSYIALFIPRNRTRSDTTNFAQGHLTWVESNNGLNRVRSPVSVTWESKRGYGSGGSKNK; encoded by the coding sequence ATGGAAACCAAAACCCAACTCTTTTTGGCCACCTTTCTCCTCTCCTTCGTTTCCCTGCATGCTCAAAACCTCCAAACCTACATAATCCAACTCCACCCACAAGCAATGCCAAACTCTTTCTACTCCTCCAAGCTTCAATGGCACCTCTCTCTCCTCGAACGATTTGTTTCGTCCCAAGAAGAAAACCCTTCTTCTTCTAGACTTCTGTATTCCTACCACTCCTCCATGGAAGGGTTCGCGGCTCGTCTATCTGAACTGGAGCTCGAGTCATTGCGTAATTTTCGCGATGTCATAGCTATTAGACCAGACCGTCGACTTGATACCCACACGACTTACTCTTACAAGTTCTTGGGACTAAACCCAACCAGTCCAGGTGCCTGGGTCAAGTCCGGGTTTGGTCGTGGGTCAATAATTGGAGTACTTGACACCGGAATATGGCCTGAAAGCCCGAGCTTCGACGACAGTTTGATGCCTCCGGCTCCCAGGAAATGGAGAGGGATTTGCCAAGAAGGCCAAAACTTCACTACCTCAAAttgcaacaacaaaatcataggCGCAAGGTTCTTCAGCAAAGGCCACAGTGTGGCTTCATCCTCACCATCACCCAACACCGTCATTGAATATGCGTCGGCTCGCGATTCACATGGACATGGGACCCACACTTCATCCACAGCCGGTGGGGCTCGAGTTCCAATGGCGAGCGTGCTCGGGAATGGAGCCGGTGTGGCCCGCGGGATTGCCCCCGGGGCCCACATAGCCGTGTACAAAGTCTGCTGGTTCAGTGGCTGTTACAGCTCTGATATACTGGCTGCGATGGACGCAGCCATCAGAGACGGGGtcgacattctctctctctctctaggtggCTTCCCATTACCGTTATACGAAGACAGCATTGCCATTGGGAGTTTTCGAGCAATGGAGCACGGAATATCCGTTATTTGCGCGGCAGGAAACAACGGTCCTATTCAAAACTCGGTCGCCAACGAGGCTCCATGGATTTCCACCATAGGCGCTAGCACACTGGATAGGAGATTTCCCGCCATAGTCCGAATGGGAAACGGGAAAATGCTGTACGGAGAATCCATGTACCCGGTAAAGAGAATTCCAAGTTATGAGAAAGAACTCGACCTTATCTACGTAACTGGTGGGGAGAGAGGAAGTGAGTTTTGCCTTAGCGGGTCTCTTCCAAAGGCGAAAGTTCGCGGGAAAATGGTGGTTTGTGATAGAGGAGTAAATGGGAGGGCTGAGAAAGGCCAGGTCGTGAAAGAAGCTGGTGGTGCTGCGATGGTTTTGGCCAACACGGCTATAAATCTGGAGGAAGACTCGGTCGATGTGCATGTCCTTCCAGCAACTTTGATTGGATTCGACGAATCAGTAGAGCTAAAGAGTTATATGAACTCTACTAGGAAGCCCAGAGCCAGAATTCTATTTGGAGGAACACAGGTTGGGAAATCTAGAGCACCAGCAGTAGCTCAGTTTTCATCAAGGGGACCAAGTTTTTCCAACCCTTCTATTCTCAAACCGGATGTGATTGCTCCCGGAGTCAATATCATCGCTGCGTGGCCTCAAAACCTGGGCCCCACGGGCCTTCCGGGAGATTCTAGAAGGGTGAACTTCACCGTCATGTCGGGGACTTCCATGGCGTGTCCCCATGTCAGTGGAATTGCTGCTTTAGTCCACTCTGCTCATCCCAAATGGTCGGCGGCAGCTGTTAAATCCGCAATCATGACAACAGCAGATGTTAATGATCATTTTGGAAAGCCGATTATGGATGGAGACAAACCCGCTGGAGTTTTTGCAACCGGAGCTGGACAAGTGAACCCAGAAAAAGCCGTGAATCCGGGATTGATATATGATATCCAGCCGGATGAGTATGTTACTCATCTCTGCACTTTAGGATACACAAGTCCAGAAATCTTCACTACTACTCATCGGAACGTGAGTTGCCATGGAATTTTACAGAAGAACAGAGGGTTTAGCCTCAACTACCCTTCTGTGTCTGTCATTTTCAAGCGTGGGGTGGTGAGGAAGATGATTAAGAGGCGGTTGACTAACGTGGGGAGTCCTAATTCCATCTACTCTGTGGAAGTGGTGGCGCCTGAGGGAGTCGAGGTGAGAGTTAAACCACGACGACTGGTATTCAGACATGTCAACCAGAGCTTGAGCTACATCGCTTTGTTTATACCGAGGAACAGAACGCGATCTGACACTACGAACTTTGCTCAAGGGCATTTGACATGGGTGGAATCCAACAATGGTCTAAACAGGGTTAGAAGCCCTGTCTCTGTGACATGGGAATCTAAGAGAGGCTATGGCAGTGGCGGTAGCAAAAACAAGTAG
- the LOC131320874 gene encoding photosystem II reaction center PSB28 protein, chloroplastic, producing the protein MAALHSLAFSSPVSHCPRQTPFLSGMAVGGLGAVHRSTQSSFSGQPLRLQNTYCTQRRSSQVRRLGITMMVKPTIQFIQGTDEQTIPDVKLTKSKDGTNGMAIFSFEQPSVFDSSGEVGDITGFYMIDEEGVLQSVDVSAKFVNGKPSRIEAKYVMRTPREWDRFMRFMERYANVNGLQFVKK; encoded by the exons aTGGCTGCACTGCATTCTCTCGCATTTTCTTCCCCAGTTTCTCACTGTCCTCGCCAGACTCCCTTTCTTTCAG GCATGGCAGTTGGGGGCCTTGGGGCTGTTCATCGAAGTACACAGTCCTCGTTCAGTGGTCAACCTCTCCGCCTGCAAAATACATATTGCACCCAACGAAGAAGTTCTCAAGTTCGAAGACTCGGTATAACAATGATGGTCAAACCAACAATTCAGTTCATTCAAGGAACCGATGAACAAACAATCCCAGATGTGAAGCTAACCAAATCAAAGGATGGAACTAACGGAATGGCTATATTCAGCTTTGAGCAACCCTCAGTCTTTGACTCATCGGGTGAAGTAGGTGATATCACTGGCTTCTACATGATCGATGAGGAAGGGGTTCTTCAGTCAGTTGATGTAAGTGCCAAGTTTGTCAATGGAAAGCCTTCTCGAATTGAAGCAAAGTATGTGATGAGGACTCCAAGGGAGTGGGATCGATTCATGAGGTTCATGGAGAGATATGCTAATGTGAACGGGTTGCAGTTCGTCAAGAAATGA
- the LOC131320853 gene encoding xyloglucan galactosyltransferase MUR3, translated as MRRRSPTSSPAENMEKGAAKNHRSRICMLASLSAFFWLLLLYFHFVVLGGNTVDDSSLVDRISASSESINTHPSDSQSTPISRRNNAQPDPGSPRSNAQSTPMSRPSNALPMPANPPPTITEPKAENFPFLRALRTIENKSDPCGGRYIYVHDLPPRFNEDMLKECKSLNIWANMCKFTTNCGLGPPLENVEGVFSDSGWYATNQFAVDLIFTNRMKQYECLTRDSSLAAAIFVPFYAGFDIARYLWGYNTSTRDAASLALVDWLMKKPEWSIMGGKDHFLVAGRITWDFRRLSDEDSDWGNKLLFLPAAKNMSMLVVESSPWNANDFGIPYPTYFHPAKDADVFIWQDRMRKLERKWLFSFAGAPRPGNPKSIRGQIINECKKSNVCKLLECDFGESKCHSPSSIMKMFQSSLFCLQPQGDSYTRRSAFDSILAGCIPVFFHPGSAYTQYTWHLPKNYSKYSVFIPEDDIRKRNITIEQRLSQISPEEVKIMREEVISLIPSLIYADPRSKLETLKDAFDVAVQAVINKVTKMRRDIIDGRTDDDFIEELSWKYALLEEGQYVGLHEWDPFFSKPKGGNVESKDISAEAAKNSWKSEQRIHS; from the coding sequence atGAGACGCCGCTCGCCGACAAGCTCTCCAGCTGAGAATATGGAGAAGGGGGCTGCTAAAAATCATCGGTCTCGGATATGTATGTTGGCATCTTTATCGGCTTTTTTctggttattgttgttgtacttccattttgttgttctagGAGGTAATACAGTTGATGATTCTTCACTAGTGGATCGCATTTCTGCTAGTTCTGAGTCGATCAATACCCACCCTAGCGATTCCCAATCAACGCCTATTAGTCGGCGTAACAATGCCCAACCAGACCCTGGTAGTCCGCGTAGCAACGCCCAATCCACCCCTATGAGTCGGCCTAGCAATGCCCTTCCAATGCCTGCGAATCCACCACCAACCATTACCGAGCCGAAAGCAGAGAACTTCCCATTTCTGCGGGCATTAAGAACCATAGAGAACAAGAGTGATCCGTGCGGTGGGAGATACATATATGTCCATGACCTTCCTCCTAGGTTCAATGAAGATATGCTCAAGGAGTGTAAGAGTCTGAATATTTGGGCAAATATGTGTAAGTTCACTACGAATTGCGGGCTTGGGCCCCCGCTGGAAAACGTTGAAGGGGTATTCTCAGATAGCGGATGGTATGCAACAAATCAATTTGCAGTCGATTTGATTTTTACTAACCGAATGAAGCAGTATGAGTGCTTGACTCGTGATTCTTCTCTTGCTGCTGCTATTTTTGTACCCTTTTACGCGGGATTTGATATTGCACGGTATCTTTGGGGGTATAATACGTCTACGAGGGATGCTGCTTCTCTTGCTTTGGTCGATTGGTTAATGAAGAAGCCGGAGTGGAGCATTATGGGAGGAAAAGATCATTTTCTTGTTGCTGGAAGGATTACTTGGGACTTTAGAAGGTTAAGCGATGAAGATTCGGATTGGGGTAACAAGCTTCTATTTTTACCAGCTGCAAAGAATATGTCCATGCTTGTGGTAGAATCAAGCCCCTGGAATGCGAATGATTTCGGCATTCCATACCCCACATACTTTCATCCGGCAAAGGATGCTGATGTGTTCATTTGGCAGGACAGAATGAGGAAACTGGAGCGGAAATGGCTCTTCTCTTTTGCCGGGGCCCCACGCCCTGGTAACCCTAAATCTATTCGGGGGCAAATCATCAATGAGTGCAAGAAATCCAATGTTTGCAAGCTGCTGGAATGCGATTTTGGGGAGAGCAAGTGTCATTCTCCAAGCAGTATAATGAAGATGTTTCAGAGCTCCCTTTTCTGCTTACAACCTCAAGGTGATTCGTACACAAGGAGATCTGCTTTTGATTCGATATTGGCGGGTTGCATACCTGTCTTCTTCCATCCTGGTTCAGCTTACACACAATACACTTGGCATCTTCCTAAAAATTATTCGAAGTATTCGGTGTTCATTCCAGAGGATGATATTCGGAAGAGGAATATTACAATCGAGCAAAGGCTGAGTCAAATTTCTCCCGAGGAGGTGAAGATAATGAGGGAGGAGGTCATAAGTCTCATCCCCAGCCTTATATACGCAGATCCCCGCTCTAAACTGGAGACCCTAAAAGATGCATTTGATGTAGCTGTGCAGGCTGTTATTAACAAAGTTACTAAGATGAGGAGAGACATTATTGACGGTCGCACAGATGATGATTTTATTGAGGAGCTCAGTTGGAAATATGCTTTGTTAGAGGAAGGGCAGTACGTGGGTCTTCACGAATGGGATCCTTTTTTCTCGAAACCCAAAGGTGGCAATGTGGAGTCCAAGGATATATCTGCAGAAGCAGCGAAAAATTCTTGGAAGAGTGAGCAAAGAATACATTCATGA